Proteins co-encoded in one Flavobacterium fluviale genomic window:
- a CDS encoding gamma-glutamylcyclotransferase family protein, whose amino-acid sequence MELLFSYGTLRSKQIQMQIFNKVLSGTQDQILGYKLKSLQIEEEFGMADYVVAVPSENLEDNIHGAVFEVTNTELLKVDQFESNSYKRVQVKLKSGRTAWVYTENK is encoded by the coding sequence ATGGAACTATTATTCTCATACGGAACATTAAGATCGAAACAAATTCAGATGCAGATTTTTAATAAAGTTTTAAGCGGTACCCAAGATCAAATTTTGGGTTATAAGCTAAAAAGCTTACAGATAGAGGAAGAATTTGGAATGGCAGATTATGTTGTTGCAGTGCCAAGCGAAAACCTGGAAGACAACATACATGGTGCTGTTTTTGAGGTTACTAACACCGAGTTATTAAAAGTTGATCAATTCGAATCGAATTCATATAAAAGAGTCCAAGTCAAACTAAAATCTGGAAGAACAGCTTGGGTTTATACAGAAAACAAATAA
- the trpD gene encoding anthranilate phosphoribosyltransferase, translated as MKTILNKLINHEVLTKEEAKNVLINISSGQYNPSQISAFLTVFMMRSITIDELSGFREALLELCIRVDLSAYNTIDLCGTGGDGKDTFNISTLASFVSAGAGIKVAKHGNYGVSSISGSSNVMEKMGIKFSNDASFLEKCIDQAGICVLHAPLFHPAMKNVGPIRKELAVKTFFNMLGPMVNPAFPQNQLVGVFNLELARMYAYLYQNTDTNFTILHSLDGYDEISLTGSTKTISNHMEGMLNPEDFGVRLLSQTEIEGGKTIEESAEIFTNIISGKGNEAQNNVVCANAAMAISTVTKCSPQEGFELAKESLLSGKGLKALNKLKDLMI; from the coding sequence ATGAAAACTATATTAAACAAATTAATCAACCACGAAGTTCTTACTAAAGAAGAAGCAAAAAACGTACTGATTAATATTTCGAGCGGTCAATACAATCCAAGTCAGATTTCGGCATTTTTGACTGTTTTTATGATGCGAAGCATTACAATCGATGAACTTTCAGGCTTTCGCGAAGCTTTATTAGAATTATGTATTCGTGTTGATTTATCAGCTTATAACACCATCGATTTATGCGGAACGGGTGGTGACGGAAAAGATACTTTTAATATTTCCACTTTAGCTTCTTTTGTATCAGCAGGAGCTGGAATAAAAGTAGCAAAACACGGAAATTACGGCGTTTCGTCAATCTCTGGATCGAGCAACGTAATGGAAAAAATGGGAATTAAATTCAGTAACGATGCTTCGTTTTTAGAGAAATGTATTGACCAAGCTGGAATCTGTGTACTTCACGCTCCCTTATTTCACCCAGCAATGAAAAATGTTGGGCCAATTAGAAAAGAATTGGCAGTAAAAACATTCTTTAATATGCTTGGCCCAATGGTGAATCCCGCATTTCCACAAAATCAATTAGTTGGAGTTTTCAACTTAGAATTGGCAAGAATGTATGCCTATTTATATCAAAATACAGATACCAATTTTACGATCCTACATTCGCTTGACGGATATGACGAAATTTCATTAACAGGTTCAACAAAAACAATTTCCAATCATATGGAGGGAATGTTAAATCCAGAAGATTTTGGTGTTCGTCTTCTTTCTCAAACCGAAATTGAGGGAGGAAAAACAATTGAAGAATCTGCTGAAATCTTTACTAATATCATTTCTGGAAAAGGAAATGAAGCGCAAAATAATGTAGTTTGTGCTAATGCAGCAATGGCAATTTCAACCGTTACAAAATGTTCTCCACAAGAAGGTTTTGAACTGGCAAAAGAAAGTTTATTGTCTGGAAAAGGATTGAAAGCATTAAACAAATTGAAAGATTTAATGATTTAA
- a CDS encoding M1 family metallopeptidase, translated as MQISFIVSKKIVFLFVLHLLFYPLLAQQNETLRTPTKQDTLNGSITPERVWWDIQHYALSVKPDYLNKSITGKNEIEYNVINSKHSDLMQIDLVSPLKIDSVFQQGKKIEYTQNQNIWYLKLPQKQASKNNKILIYYSGKPTESIKPPWDGGLVWAKDSLNRPWISVACQYKGASLWYPCKNTMYDEPDKGASISITVPDTLTAIGNGRLVSQIKNRDNTATYNWEVKNPISHYGISFYAGKYVNISQTFKGENGKLDMDFWILDYNKAKAESHLIPGTITAIKSLEHWFGPYPFYEDGFKIVDAPYIGMEHQSAIAYGGGYKNGTNKKGGDISNTGWGKKTDKIIVHEISHEWFGNNITAIDIADRWIQEGFAGLGEELVIADLHGRKAGNEFMAGRFRTIQNDKPVIARYGINEDGSNDNYVKGWAVLHMIDTIINNDDKFRKILRGINQDFHNKTVTTNEIETYISKKSGIDFDYLFDQYLRTNKVPVLEYKYKNGELSYRYSNCNSNFSMPIKTNYSKDNWLFPSTSWKTFKVDNEHSSSDFKIDINFYLTLKQVE; from the coding sequence ATGCAGATTTCTTTTATAGTAAGTAAAAAAATAGTTTTTCTATTTGTTCTACATTTGCTGTTTTATCCACTTCTAGCACAGCAAAATGAGACTTTAAGAACCCCGACAAAACAAGACACTTTAAACGGCTCCATTACTCCAGAAAGAGTTTGGTGGGATATTCAGCATTACGCTTTAAGTGTAAAACCAGATTATTTAAATAAATCCATTACTGGAAAAAACGAAATTGAATACAATGTAATCAATTCAAAACATTCTGATTTAATGCAGATTGATTTAGTCAGTCCGCTTAAAATCGATAGTGTTTTTCAACAAGGAAAAAAGATTGAATATACGCAGAATCAAAATATCTGGTATTTAAAACTGCCTCAAAAGCAAGCTTCAAAGAACAATAAAATTCTCATTTATTACTCCGGAAAACCCACAGAATCTATTAAACCGCCTTGGGACGGCGGTTTGGTTTGGGCAAAAGATTCACTAAATCGACCTTGGATTTCTGTTGCCTGCCAATATAAAGGAGCCAGCCTTTGGTATCCTTGCAAAAATACTATGTACGATGAACCCGATAAAGGAGCTTCAATTTCGATAACTGTTCCAGACACTTTAACCGCTATAGGAAACGGACGTTTAGTCAGCCAAATAAAAAATCGCGATAATACTGCAACTTATAATTGGGAAGTAAAAAATCCAATCAGCCATTATGGAATTTCATTTTATGCTGGTAAATATGTAAACATCAGTCAGACTTTTAAAGGAGAAAACGGAAAATTGGATATGGATTTCTGGATACTGGATTACAATAAAGCAAAGGCAGAATCACATCTAATTCCTGGTACTATTACCGCAATTAAATCATTAGAACATTGGTTTGGTCCCTATCCTTTTTATGAAGATGGCTTTAAGATTGTCGACGCACCTTATATTGGTATGGAACATCAGAGTGCCATTGCGTATGGCGGCGGATATAAAAACGGTACCAATAAAAAAGGCGGTGATATTTCGAATACTGGCTGGGGGAAAAAAACAGATAAAATTATTGTTCACGAAATTTCGCATGAATGGTTTGGCAATAATATTACGGCAATAGATATTGCAGATAGATGGATTCAGGAAGGTTTTGCAGGTTTGGGAGAAGAACTTGTAATTGCCGACCTGCACGGCCGAAAAGCTGGCAACGAATTTATGGCTGGAAGATTCAGAACGATCCAAAATGATAAACCTGTTATAGCAAGATATGGAATAAATGAAGACGGAAGCAACGACAATTATGTAAAAGGATGGGCAGTTCTGCACATGATCGACACTATAATTAATAACGATGATAAGTTTCGAAAAATACTGCGTGGCATAAATCAAGATTTTCATAATAAAACTGTGACAACAAATGAAATCGAAACGTATATAAGCAAAAAATCAGGAATTGATTTTGACTATTTATTCGATCAATATTTAAGAACCAATAAGGTACCAGTTTTAGAATATAAATATAAAAACGGCGAATTAAGTTATCGTTATTCAAACTGTAATTCAAACTTCTCTATGCCTATTAAAACTAATTATTCAAAAGACAACTGGCTTTTTCCATCTACTTCTTGGAAGACTTTTAAAGTTGATAATGAACATTCTAGCTCTGATTTTAAAATTGACATCAACTTTTATCTCACTTTAAAACAAGTCGAATAA
- the trpC gene encoding indole-3-glycerol phosphate synthase TrpC — MNILDKIIADKKREVILKKSIIPVSQLEASVFFGKQTISLSQNLRESNSGIIAEHKRRSPSKSVINNNFTVEEVVKGYESAGACGISVLTDGKYFGGSLDDLLLARASVNIPLLRKEFIVDEYQILEAKAHGADLILLIAAVLTREEIKSLSEFAKSLDLEVLLEVHNQEELEKSIMPSLDMIGVNNRNLKTFEVSLDFSKELASQIPNDFVKVSESGISSIEAIQELKPYGYKGFLIGENFMKTDNAGQAAVDFISQL; from the coding sequence ATGAACATTTTAGATAAAATAATAGCTGATAAAAAACGAGAAGTCATTCTAAAAAAATCAATCATTCCAGTTTCTCAATTGGAAGCTTCTGTATTTTTTGGAAAACAAACCATTTCTCTGAGTCAAAATTTAAGAGAAAGCAATTCTGGAATTATAGCAGAACACAAGAGACGTTCGCCTTCAAAATCAGTTATCAACAATAATTTTACAGTTGAAGAAGTAGTTAAAGGTTATGAAAGTGCTGGCGCATGCGGAATTTCAGTTTTAACCGACGGAAAATATTTTGGCGGTTCTCTAGACGATTTGCTTTTGGCTCGAGCTTCAGTAAATATTCCGCTTTTGCGAAAAGAATTTATTGTAGACGAATATCAGATTTTAGAAGCAAAAGCTCACGGAGCCGATTTGATTTTACTAATCGCAGCGGTTTTAACGAGAGAAGAAATCAAATCTCTGTCTGAATTTGCAAAAAGTTTAGATTTAGAAGTTTTGCTTGAAGTTCATAATCAAGAAGAATTAGAAAAATCAATTATGCCAAGTTTAGATATGATAGGCGTAAACAACAGAAACTTAAAAACATTTGAAGTTAGTTTAGATTTCAGTAAAGAATTGGCTTCACAAATTCCGAATGATTTTGTAAAAGTATCCGAAAGCGGTATTTCATCAATTGAAGCCATTCAAGAACTTAAACCTTACGGTTACAAAGGTTTCTTAATTGGAGAAAACTTCATGAAGACCGACAACGCTGGACAAGCAGCTGTTGACTTTATTAGTCAGCTATAG
- a CDS encoding four helix bundle protein, whose protein sequence is MTKSFEEFQVYKKGILLAKLIFELMNSQPFEREFGFKDQIKRAVVSITNNIAEGSEYNNNKQLIRYLKISKGSCAEVRSMLILCRELNFCSQLEIQKSYDLSIEISQNLSNFIKYLNTKIDA, encoded by the coding sequence ATGACAAAATCTTTTGAAGAATTTCAAGTCTATAAAAAAGGAATTCTCTTAGCTAAGTTAATTTTTGAATTAATGAATAGCCAACCTTTTGAAAGAGAATTTGGATTCAAAGATCAAATAAAAAGAGCTGTTGTTTCAATCACAAATAATATTGCTGAAGGATCAGAATATAATAATAACAAACAATTAATACGGTATCTTAAAATTTCAAAAGGGAGTTGTGCAGAAGTCAGAAGTATGCTAATACTATGCAGAGAGTTGAATTTTTGCAGTCAATTAGAAATTCAAAAAAGTTATGATTTAAGTATTGAAATATCTCAAAACTTATCAAACTTCATAAAATATTTAAACACTAAAATAGATGCTTAA
- a CDS encoding TetR/AcrR family transcriptional regulator: MSQIELNEKKIQILNVAERLFSEKGFEGTSIRDISKEAKINIAMVSYYFGSKERLLESLIIYKTSDLKLKLENLLQENIEPLDKVNKLIEIYITRISCNKGIFRVLHFEINSKNREKSMAAFTELKKGNLKSVESIIKQGQEKGVFRKDVIIPLITPTIIGTFFHFHMNKSFFVELLNLNTEEMYNNYIKTSLTKHIQQTIKALLVYEN; the protein is encoded by the coding sequence ATGTCACAAATCGAATTAAACGAGAAAAAAATTCAGATTCTTAATGTTGCAGAAAGGCTATTTTCTGAAAAAGGATTTGAGGGGACATCTATACGGGACATTTCAAAAGAGGCAAAAATTAATATTGCCATGGTTTCGTATTATTTTGGTTCAAAAGAAAGATTACTGGAGTCTTTAATTATTTACAAAACTTCTGACCTAAAATTAAAACTTGAAAATTTATTACAGGAAAATATCGAGCCTCTTGATAAAGTTAATAAATTAATCGAAATTTACATTACTCGAATAAGTTGCAATAAAGGGATTTTCAGGGTTTTACATTTTGAAATTAATTCAAAAAACAGAGAAAAAAGCATGGCTGCTTTTACAGAATTGAAGAAAGGAAATTTAAAATCTGTAGAAAGCATTATTAAACAGGGACAGGAAAAAGGCGTTTTTAGAAAAGATGTTATTATTCCGCTGATAACCCCGACCATTATTGGAACTTTTTTTCACTTTCACATGAATAAATCTTTCTTCGTAGAATTACTGAATTTGAATACAGAAGAAATGTATAATAATTATATTAAAACCAGTCTTACAAAGCACATTCAACAAACTATAAAAGCGCTACTTGTTTATGAAAATTAG
- a CDS encoding phosphoribosylanthranilate isomerase has product MKLKICGMKYPENILEVGALLPDYMGFIFWKKSARYCNENVPELIKTIKKVGVFVNQSQEEILEKVEKYNLQAVQLHGEESVEFCSALKEKLPKKIEIIKVFSADENFDFEIIKPFENVCDYFLFDTKGKLPGGNGTTFDWTILKKYNSKKPFFLSGGIGMNELKAIEEISKSNLPIYAVDVNSKFEIEPGLKNKNLLSNFKRKFDVANF; this is encoded by the coding sequence ATGAAACTCAAAATATGCGGCATGAAATATCCCGAAAACATTCTCGAAGTAGGTGCACTCCTACCCGATTATATGGGATTTATTTTCTGGAAAAAATCCGCTAGATATTGCAATGAGAATGTCCCCGAATTGATAAAAACAATCAAAAAAGTGGGCGTTTTTGTTAATCAAAGTCAGGAAGAAATTCTAGAAAAAGTCGAAAAATACAACTTACAAGCAGTTCAATTACACGGGGAAGAATCAGTTGAATTTTGCTCAGCATTAAAAGAAAAACTTCCTAAAAAAATTGAAATTATCAAAGTCTTTTCGGCCGATGAGAATTTTGATTTTGAAATCATTAAACCTTTTGAGAATGTCTGCGATTATTTTCTATTTGACACCAAAGGAAAACTTCCAGGCGGAAATGGAACAACTTTCGACTGGACGATATTAAAAAAATACAATTCAAAAAAGCCTTTCTTTTTGAGTGGCGGAATTGGAATGAATGAATTAAAAGCCATTGAAGAAATTTCAAAAAGCAATTTGCCTATTTATGCTGTAGATGTAAATAGTAAATTTGAAATCGAACCAGGGCTAAAAAATAAAAATCTATTAAGCAATTTCAAGCGTAAATTTGATGTTGCCAACTTTTAA
- a CDS encoding anthranilate synthase component I family protein: MKPFILNTYYKQILADTVTPVSIYFKIRDKFPNSLLLESSDYHGNDNSFSYICCNPIATIKIENEVISKTFPDGTSEKINIDASTNIPQVIQEFSSQFKSEKNDFKFINNGLFGYISYDAVRYFEKVSIAKKDNATAIPDVFYAVYQNIIAINHFKNEAYIFCHSLDGKNNIAEIEQLLQSRNIASYKFAKEGEGFSNLTDEEFKENVALAKKHCYRGDVFQLVLSRRFTQGFKGDEFNVYRALRSINPSPYLFFFDYGDFKIFGSSPEAQIIVKDRKAEIHPIAGTFKRTGDDERDALLAKELSEDKKENSEHVMLVDLARNDLSRNGHDVNVEKYREVQFFSHVIHLVSKVTGHLHDKATTMQVVADTFPAGTLSGAPKHRAMQLIEDCEKTNRNFYGGAIGVMDFDGNFNHAIMIRTFLSKNHQLHCQAGAGIVASSDEESEMQEVYNKLRALNTALEMAEKI; encoded by the coding sequence TTGAAACCTTTTATTCTTAATACATATTACAAACAAATTCTGGCAGATACGGTTACTCCAGTAAGCATTTATTTTAAAATTAGAGACAAATTCCCAAACAGTCTGCTATTAGAAAGTAGTGATTATCACGGAAATGACAATAGTTTCTCCTACATCTGCTGCAATCCGATTGCTACTATAAAAATTGAAAACGAAGTTATCTCCAAAACTTTTCCTGACGGAACTTCAGAAAAAATCAATATAGATGCTTCTACAAATATTCCGCAGGTAATTCAAGAATTTTCAAGTCAGTTTAAGTCTGAGAAGAACGATTTCAAATTTATCAATAACGGCTTGTTCGGATACATTTCTTATGATGCTGTTCGTTATTTCGAAAAGGTTTCTATTGCAAAAAAAGACAATGCAACTGCAATTCCAGATGTTTTTTATGCCGTTTATCAAAACATCATTGCAATCAACCACTTTAAAAATGAGGCTTATATTTTCTGCCATAGTTTAGACGGAAAAAATAACATTGCAGAAATCGAACAATTATTACAATCTAGAAATATTGCTTCATACAAATTTGCCAAAGAAGGCGAAGGATTTTCAAATTTAACCGACGAAGAATTTAAAGAAAATGTGGCTTTAGCAAAAAAACACTGCTACAGAGGCGATGTTTTTCAATTGGTTTTATCACGCCGATTTACACAAGGATTTAAAGGCGATGAATTCAATGTTTACAGAGCTTTAAGAAGCATCAATCCTTCTCCATATTTATTCTTTTTTGATTATGGCGATTTTAAAATATTCGGTTCTTCGCCAGAAGCACAGATTATAGTAAAAGATAGAAAAGCCGAAATTCACCCAATCGCTGGAACTTTTAAAAGAACGGGAGATGATGAACGTGATGCTCTTTTGGCCAAAGAACTTTCTGAAGACAAAAAAGAAAACAGCGAACACGTTATGTTAGTCGATTTGGCGAGAAATGATTTAAGCCGAAACGGACATGATGTAAATGTTGAAAAATACAGAGAAGTTCAGTTCTTTTCGCATGTAATTCACTTAGTATCAAAAGTAACTGGACATCTACACGACAAAGCAACAACCATGCAGGTCGTTGCAGATACTTTTCCAGCGGGAACATTAAGCGGCGCTCCAAAACACAGAGCCATGCAGTTAATCGAAGACTGCGAAAAAACCAATCGTAATTTTTACGGAGGCGCAATAGGTGTTATGGATTTTGATGGAAATTTTAACCACGCCATTATGATTCGAACTTTTCTTTCTAAAAATCACCAACTCCATTGTCAGGCTGGTGCTGGAATTGTAGCAAGTTCAGACGAAGAAAGCGAAATGCAGGAAGTTTATAATAAATTAAGAGCTTTAAATACAGCCCTGGAAATGGCGGAGAAAATTTAG
- the trpA gene encoding tryptophan synthase subunit alpha — protein sequence MNRITQKLQEDKKILSIYFSAGYPNLNDTVQIIQDLEKNGVDLIEIGLPFSDPLADGPTIQASSTQALHNGMTSQILFDQLKDIRESVKIPLIIMGYFNPILQYGVEAFCQKCAAIGIDGLIIPDLPVDVYADEYKSIFEKYGLINVFLITPQTSDERIRFIDSVSNGFIYMVSSASVTGSQSGFGDVQESYFERISNLNLKNPQIVGFGISNKETFNQATKYAKGAIIGSAFIKHLSESGSSKIKDFVSEIR from the coding sequence ATGAACAGAATAACTCAGAAATTACAAGAAGATAAAAAGATACTTTCTATTTATTTTTCTGCAGGATATCCAAACTTAAACGATACTGTACAGATAATTCAGGATTTAGAAAAAAATGGTGTCGACTTAATCGAAATTGGTCTGCCTTTTAGCGATCCTTTGGCCGATGGGCCAACCATTCAGGCAAGTTCTACACAAGCGCTTCATAACGGTATGACATCTCAAATTCTTTTTGACCAGCTGAAAGACATCCGCGAAAGCGTAAAAATTCCATTAATTATTATGGGATATTTTAATCCGATATTACAATACGGAGTTGAAGCATTTTGTCAAAAATGTGCTGCAATTGGTATTGACGGTTTAATTATTCCAGATCTTCCGGTTGATGTGTATGCTGATGAATACAAGTCAATTTTCGAGAAATATGGATTAATCAATGTATTCTTGATTACACCGCAAACTTCTGATGAAAGAATCCGTTTTATTGACAGCGTTTCAAACGGATTTATTTATATGGTAAGTTCTGCGAGCGTTACAGGTTCTCAATCTGGTTTTGGAGATGTTCAGGAAAGTTACTTCGAAAGAATATCGAATTTGAATTTAAAAAATCCTCAAATTGTTGGTTTCGGAATTTCTAACAAAGAAACTTTTAATCAGGCTACTAAATATGCAAAAGGCGCTATTATTGGAAGTGCTTTTATCAAACATTTGAGTGAAAGCGGGAGTTCAAAAATCAAAGATTTTGTGAGCGAAATCAGATAA
- a CDS encoding anthranilate synthase component II produces the protein MKKILVIDNYDSFTYNLVHYLEDLNCEVTVYRNDEFEIDEIASFDKILLSPGPGIPDEAGLLKAVIEKYSPTKSILGVCLGQQAIGEVFGGTLSNLDKVYHGVATNVKTVVSDEILFEGLGNEFEVGRYHSWVVDSNLPDDLEATSVDENGQIMSLRHRTYDVRGVQFHPESVLTPNGKRILENWIRS, from the coding sequence ATGAAAAAAATACTAGTTATAGACAATTACGATAGTTTCACTTACAATTTAGTGCACTATTTAGAAGATTTAAACTGCGAAGTAACGGTTTACAGAAACGACGAATTCGAAATTGACGAAATCGCTTCTTTTGATAAAATTTTACTTTCTCCAGGACCTGGTATTCCAGATGAAGCGGGTTTATTAAAAGCTGTAATCGAAAAATACAGTCCGACGAAAAGCATTTTGGGTGTTTGTTTAGGACAACAAGCCATTGGAGAAGTTTTTGGAGGAACACTTTCAAATCTTGACAAAGTATACCACGGAGTTGCAACAAATGTAAAAACGGTAGTTTCAGACGAGATTTTGTTTGAAGGTTTAGGAAATGAATTCGAAGTTGGAAGATACCATTCTTGGGTTGTCGACAGCAATTTACCAGATGATCTCGAAGCAACTTCGGTTGACGAAAACGGACAAATTATGTCACTAAGACATAGAACCTATGATGTAAGAGGCGTTCAGTTTCATCCAGAAAGTGTTTTGACACCAAACGGAAAAAGGATTTTAGAGAATTGGATCAGGAGTTAG
- a CDS encoding carbon-nitrogen hydrolase family protein, producing the protein MILAAAQTKPKRGNIISNLLDHYRLIELAAQNGAQLIAFPEMSITGYERENAAEMAFAEDDYRIDHLKDLAADNNIIIVAGAPILIENQLFIGEFIIFPNDSVSIYTKQFLHEGEDEFFESTFDYNPMITIDNQKISFAICADIDNPKHPENASKNKTDVYIASIFFSPNGIPNAYRDLQSYAEKHKMNVLMSNFSGESWGSPSAGQSAFWNHKGELIGQMNDSDSGLLLVEKRNDNWTSKIIVA; encoded by the coding sequence ATGATTTTAGCGGCCGCACAGACCAAACCAAAACGTGGAAATATTATTTCAAATTTATTAGACCATTATCGTCTTATTGAATTGGCTGCTCAAAATGGTGCTCAATTAATAGCTTTCCCTGAAATGTCAATTACGGGATATGAAAGGGAAAATGCTGCGGAAATGGCTTTCGCCGAAGATGATTATAGAATAGACCACCTGAAAGATTTGGCTGCTGACAACAACATTATCATTGTTGCCGGAGCTCCAATTTTAATTGAAAATCAATTATTTATTGGTGAATTTATAATTTTCCCAAACGATTCGGTTTCTATTTACACAAAGCAGTTTTTACACGAAGGCGAAGATGAATTTTTTGAGTCAACATTCGATTATAATCCGATGATTACCATTGACAATCAAAAGATTTCCTTTGCAATTTGTGCTGATATAGACAATCCGAAGCATCCAGAAAATGCTTCAAAAAACAAAACAGATGTTTACATCGCGAGTATTTTCTTTTCACCAAATGGAATTCCAAATGCTTATCGTGATTTGCAAAGTTATGCTGAAAAACACAAGATGAATGTTTTGATGTCGAATTTCAGTGGTGAATCTTGGGGTTCTCCTTCAGCGGGTCAAAGTGCTTTTTGGAATCATAAAGGAGAATTAATCGGTCAGATGAATGACTCAGATTCTGGATTATTGTTGGTTGAAAAACGAAATGATAATTGGACAAGTAAAATTATTGTCGCTTAG
- the trpB gene encoding tryptophan synthase subunit beta yields MSFNVNEKGYYGEFGGAYIPEMLYPNVEELRQKYLSIMDEPDFKAEFNQLLKDYVGRPSPLYFAKRLSEKYNTKVYLKREDLNHTGAHKVNNTIGQILLAKRLGKKRIIAETGAGQHGVATATVCALMGIECIVYMGEIDIARQAPNVARMKMLGAEVRPALSGSRTLKDATNEAIRDWINNPVDTHYIIGSAIGPHPYPDMVTRFQSIISEEIKWQLKEKEGRENPDYVVACIGGGSNAAGTYYHFLHEPEVGIIAVEAAGKGVDSGHSAATSKLGKVGVIHGCKTLLMQTTDGQITEPYSISAGLDYPGVGPMHAHLAQSGRGEFFSVTDDDAMNAGLQLTKLEGIIPAIESAHAFAVLDQKKFKPTDIVVISLSGRGDKDLDNYIDYFKL; encoded by the coding sequence ATGAGTTTTAACGTTAACGAAAAAGGATATTACGGAGAATTTGGTGGTGCTTACATCCCAGAAATGCTGTATCCAAATGTAGAAGAACTACGCCAAAAATATTTAAGTATAATGGATGAACCTGATTTTAAAGCAGAGTTCAACCAATTGCTGAAAGATTATGTCGGGCGACCAAGTCCGTTGTATTTTGCAAAACGTTTATCTGAAAAATACAATACAAAAGTCTACTTGAAAAGAGAAGACTTAAATCATACCGGAGCACATAAAGTAAACAATACAATCGGGCAGATTTTATTGGCAAAACGTTTGGGCAAAAAAAGAATTATTGCCGAAACTGGCGCCGGCCAGCACGGTGTGGCAACGGCAACTGTTTGTGCTTTAATGGGAATTGAATGTATTGTTTATATGGGTGAAATTGACATTGCGCGCCAAGCACCAAACGTTGCCCGCATGAAAATGTTAGGTGCTGAAGTTCGTCCTGCACTTTCGGGTTCAAGAACACTTAAAGATGCCACAAACGAGGCGATTCGCGACTGGATCAATAATCCTGTAGATACACATTATATTATCGGATCTGCGATTGGGCCACATCCTTATCCAGATATGGTAACGCGTTTTCAGAGTATTATTTCAGAAGAAATTAAATGGCAGTTGAAAGAAAAAGAAGGACGTGAAAACCCTGATTATGTAGTGGCTTGTATTGGCGGAGGAAGTAATGCTGCGGGAACATATTATCATTTTTTACACGAGCCAGAAGTTGGAATTATCGCTGTTGAAGCAGCAGGAAAAGGTGTTGACAGCGGACATAGCGCAGCAACTAGTAAACTAGGTAAAGTGGGCGTTATTCACGGTTGTAAAACACTTTTAATGCAGACTACAGACGGACAAATTACCGAACCTTATTCTATTTCTGCAGGATTAGATTATCCTGGAGTTGGACCTATGCACGCACATTTGGCACAAAGCGGAAGAGGTGAATTTTTCTCGGTAACAGATGATGATGCTATGAATGCTGGTTTACAATTGACTAAATTAGAAGGAATTATTCCGGCAATCGAAAGTGCACACGCATTTGCAGTTTTGGATCAGAAGAAATTTAAACCTACAGATATCGTTGTTATAAGTCTTTCTGGCCGTGGAGATAAAGATTTAGATAATTATATAGATTACTTTAAATTGTAA